From Vibrio aerogenes, a single genomic window includes:
- a CDS encoding outer membrane lipoprotein-sorting protein: MSKLLMLLLSALLSCQVMAQSTDQMLKRADSYRLQAGAARVTTVVRLYKKQVLDKTHLYEVYARPDRQSLVLFQSKTEAGQKLLMLGDNYWLLMPKSRRPIRITPMQKLLGEASVGDISSLRWQDDYQASLIGPTTLTLNGQAVKANELALTSKTKGASYARITLWLDQQNDFPLKADLYLRSGKLAKQALFSGKGTAATGDNPPMMVKTMTLLDKIQPAKKTVIEYQDRTPYQLADKYYNPAYLIRQAQVDL, from the coding sequence TTTGCTTTCCTGTCAGGTGATGGCGCAAAGCACAGACCAGATGCTCAAACGTGCGGACAGTTATCGACTGCAAGCGGGGGCTGCCAGAGTAACGACCGTGGTTCGCTTATATAAAAAACAGGTGCTTGATAAAACCCATCTGTACGAAGTGTATGCCAGACCGGATCGTCAGTCACTGGTCCTGTTTCAGTCTAAAACTGAAGCCGGACAAAAACTGTTGATGCTGGGAGATAACTACTGGTTGCTGATGCCGAAAAGCCGCCGGCCGATCCGGATTACACCGATGCAAAAGCTGCTGGGAGAAGCTTCCGTCGGTGATATCTCTTCACTGCGCTGGCAGGACGATTATCAGGCTTCATTGATTGGTCCAACCACACTGACCCTCAATGGTCAGGCAGTCAAAGCGAATGAACTGGCACTCACGTCTAAAACCAAAGGGGCCAGCTATGCCCGGATTACATTATGGCTGGATCAGCAGAACGATTTTCCGCTCAAAGCCGACCTGTACTTACGCTCCGGCAAACTGGCAAAGCAGGCTTTGTTCAGTGGCAAAGGCACGGCGGCAACCGGTGACAATCCGCCCATGATGGTCAAGACCATGACCTTGCTGGATAAAATTCAGCCGGCAAAGAAAACCGTGATTGAATATCAGGACAGAACACCGTATCAGCTGGCCGACAAATATTACAACCCGGCTTACCTGATCCGGCAGGCACAGGTCGATTTATAA
- a CDS encoding sensor histidine kinase, whose protein sequence is MSMPKHHHSFGRGLLMSTVYCLCVALIFQAFRVTYDTGYSFLYSMPQDLLVSLGFGYGAVCSAHLIIRLKPSLTFNQVNALALICGVSLGSLNTLYWSKDTLHDFFMVILLGLIFSSICFFIFYMYELKQNAQHELEIAKRFQSEQEKALILSQLKQLQSQIEPHFLFNTLANLSVLIDKDPAVAKTLLGKLTDLLRATLKKNRGDRVTLEDELSLIDAYLGIQQIRLGERLHYEIHCDASQHALLLPPMLIQPLAENAIKHGIEPQSRPGKIEVDIEAKNESLLIRVKDNGRGLDPQAESGMIQASGIGLENIRQRLQALYDGQARLTVRENETGGVSAEIALPLSGLTQGV, encoded by the coding sequence ATGAGTATGCCAAAGCATCATCACAGTTTTGGCCGCGGACTGTTGATGAGTACCGTGTATTGTTTGTGTGTGGCTTTGATTTTTCAGGCGTTCCGGGTGACTTATGATACGGGCTACTCATTTCTGTACTCGATGCCGCAGGATTTACTGGTCAGTCTGGGTTTCGGCTATGGTGCGGTCTGTAGTGCGCATCTGATCATCCGGCTGAAACCATCACTCACCTTTAATCAGGTCAACGCACTGGCTTTGATTTGTGGGGTTTCACTTGGCAGCCTGAATACACTTTACTGGTCAAAAGATACGCTTCATGATTTCTTCATGGTGATCTTGCTCGGCTTAATTTTCTCATCAATCTGTTTTTTTATTTTCTATATGTATGAGTTAAAACAGAATGCGCAGCATGAGCTGGAAATTGCGAAACGCTTCCAGTCAGAGCAGGAAAAAGCGTTGATTCTCAGTCAGCTCAAACAGTTACAAAGCCAGATAGAGCCACATTTTCTGTTTAACACACTGGCGAATCTGAGTGTGTTGATTGATAAAGATCCGGCGGTGGCAAAAACGCTGCTGGGAAAACTGACAGATTTGCTCCGGGCGACGCTGAAAAAAAACCGGGGCGATCGGGTGACACTGGAAGATGAACTCAGCCTGATTGATGCGTATCTCGGGATTCAGCAAATCCGGCTGGGCGAACGGCTGCATTACGAAATTCATTGTGACGCCAGCCAGCATGCACTGCTTCTGCCGCCGATGCTGATTCAGCCGCTGGCAGAAAATGCGATCAAGCACGGGATTGAGCCTCAGTCCCGGCCGGGAAAAATTGAAGTGGATATTGAGGCGAAGAATGAATCGCTGCTGATTCGGGTGAAAGATAACGGGCGCGGACTTGACCCGCAGGCCGAATCAGGAATGATACAAGCAAGTGGCATCGGGCTGGAAAATATCCGCCAGCGGTTGCAGGCTTTATATGATGGACAGGCCCGCCTGACAGTGCGGGAAAATGAAACCGGTGGCGTGAGTGCAGAAATTGCACTGCCTTTATCCGGTTTGACTCAGGGAGTATGA
- a CDS encoding LytR/AlgR family response regulator transcription factor: MNHPVCAVIADDEPLLRYHLNKMLAEVWPQLEVVASCEDGIQALNQIQRLQPEIVFLDIKMPEMDGMTLAKKLQKTQPDDMPLIVFITAYDEYAVQAFEANAIDYLLKPLNEDRLMQCVDKVRQRLHSDHPQKNIQAIIDKLQQLSAPSGTGYLKWIRVQKGQEIHLIATADILYFKAEDKYVSLYKQNGQETEEFLLRTPLKELLLQLDPEQFWQIHRSTVIHVAAIEKIKRDISGKISVIIGGQKLPVSRAMQGKFLHNF; this comes from the coding sequence ATGAACCATCCGGTTTGTGCGGTTATCGCTGATGATGAGCCACTGCTTCGGTATCATCTGAATAAAATGCTGGCTGAAGTGTGGCCACAGCTGGAGGTTGTGGCCAGCTGTGAAGATGGCATACAGGCACTGAATCAGATTCAGCGTTTGCAGCCGGAGATTGTGTTTCTCGATATCAAAATGCCGGAAATGGATGGCATGACACTGGCGAAAAAGCTCCAAAAGACGCAACCGGACGACATGCCGTTGATTGTTTTTATCACCGCCTATGATGAATACGCGGTGCAGGCCTTTGAAGCCAACGCGATTGATTATCTGCTCAAGCCTCTGAATGAAGACCGTCTGATGCAATGTGTGGATAAGGTCCGGCAACGTCTTCACAGTGACCACCCACAGAAAAATATTCAGGCTATTATTGATAAGCTTCAGCAATTATCTGCGCCATCCGGGACGGGATATCTGAAATGGATACGGGTACAAAAAGGGCAGGAGATACATCTGATTGCCACCGCTGATATCCTGTATTTTAAAGCTGAAGATAAATATGTGTCGTTATATAAACAAAACGGACAGGAGACAGAAGAATTTTTGTTGCGGACACCACTCAAAGAGCTGCTGCTCCAGCTTGATCCGGAACAGTTCTGGCAAATTCACCGCTCTACGGTTATTCATGTCGCTGCAATAGAAAAAATCAAGCGTGATATATCCGGGAAAATTTCCGTCATCATTGGCGGGCAGAAGTTGCCGGTCAGCCGGGCAATGCAGGGGAAGTTTCTGCATAACTTCTGA
- a CDS encoding IS3 family transposase (programmed frameshift), which produces MTRYSPERKEAILKKMLPPHSLSVAQLAKEEGICEATLYNWRKAFRESGVVLPDSHTSSSQWSAQTKLAVVADTLSMTEAELSQYCREKGLYPEQVHQWRSECMQGFMSAKEREAEAKKQAKADKQEIKALKKELRHKEKALAETAALLVLKKKAQSLLRGRSRGRLTSTEDRKSLIALIHEACQSGCRLIRACDEAQIDLRTYRRWYQGGKVQADQRPQALRPAPVNKLSEQERRAIIDICNTAEYASLPPAQIVPALLDKGEYIASESSFYRVLKAAGQLTGRGRQKSRQKVVKPTSYTATQPNQVHTWDITYLPSTVRGQFYYLYLIEDIYSRKIVGYEVHETECGELASELLQRTVFREKCFQQALVLHSDNGSPMKSLTLKAKMEELGVLSSYSRPRVSNDNPYVESLFRTLKYIPQWPSNGFRSLNDAREWVERFVQWYNTEHKHSALNYVTPDERHHGKDKQILENRKQVLMLHREANPARWSGNIRNCEPVGKVELNPDKTPEIDEEKAA; this is translated from the exons ATGACCCGCTATTCACCAGAAAGAAAAGAAGCGATCCTGAAAAAAATGTTACCCCCACATTCACTTTCTGTCGCTCAACTGGCAAAAGAAGAAGGGATTTGTGAAGCAACCCTGTACAATTGGCGAAAAGCATTCAGAGAATCAGGAGTCGTTTTGCCAGACAGTCATACTTCATCTTCACAATGGTCCGCACAAACCAAACTGGCCGTTGTTGCCGACACCCTTTCTATGACTGAAGCAGAGCTCAGTCAGTACTGCCGTGAAAAAGGCCTGTACCCTGAGCAGGTTCATCAGTGGCGCAGTGAATGTATGCAGGGCTTTATGTCGGCTAAAGAAAGGGAAGCGGAAGCGAAAAAACAGGCAAAGGCCGATAAACAGGAAATCAAAGCCCTGAAAAAAGAGCTGCGACATAAAGAAAAAGCACTCGCTGAAACTGCAGCTTTACTGGTGCTGA AGAAAAAAGCTCAGAGCCTTTTACGGGGAAGATCCCGGGGACGACTGACCTCAACCGAAGACAGGAAAAGTCTCATAGCACTGATCCATGAAGCCTGCCAGAGTGGTTGCCGGTTAATCAGAGCCTGTGATGAAGCGCAGATTGATTTACGGACTTACCGCCGCTGGTATCAGGGTGGAAAGGTTCAGGCCGATCAAAGACCACAGGCATTGAGACCGGCGCCGGTCAACAAGCTTTCAGAGCAGGAACGAAGGGCGATTATCGACATCTGTAATACTGCAGAATATGCCAGTCTGCCGCCCGCGCAGATTGTTCCGGCCTTGTTGGATAAAGGAGAATATATTGCCAGTGAATCGAGTTTTTACCGGGTCTTAAAAGCAGCAGGACAGCTGACCGGGAGAGGTCGCCAGAAGAGCCGACAAAAAGTTGTAAAACCAACGAGTTATACTGCGACACAGCCAAATCAGGTCCACACCTGGGATATCACCTATCTGCCTTCAACGGTACGTGGTCAGTTTTACTACCTGTATCTGATTGAAGATATTTACAGCCGGAAAATCGTGGGTTATGAGGTGCATGAAACCGAATGTGGTGAGTTGGCGTCAGAATTATTGCAACGGACAGTGTTCCGGGAAAAATGTTTTCAACAGGCGTTGGTCCTGCACTCAGATAACGGCAGCCCGATGAAGTCCCTGACACTGAAAGCAAAAATGGAAGAGCTTGGCGTGCTCTCTTCTTACAGCCGTCCGCGGGTGAGTAATGATAACCCTTATGTGGAATCGCTGTTCCGGACGTTGAAATATATCCCGCAATGGCCATCAAATGGATTTAGAAGTCTGAACGATGCCAGAGAATGGGTAGAGCGATTCGTTCAGTGGTATAACACGGAGCACAAACACAGTGCGCTCAATTACGTGACGCCAGATGAGCGTCATCATGGAAAAGACAAACAGATTTTAGAAAACCGCAAACAGGTCTTGATGTTACACCGAGAGGCGAATCCAGCGCGCTGGTCAGGAAATATCAGGAACTGTGAGCCAGTTGGTAAGGTTGAATTAAACCCGGACAAAACACCAGAAATTGACGAAGAAAAAGCAGCTTAA
- the codA gene encoding cytosine deaminase — protein MNVINACLRGKEGYYTIRCDQGRFQSITRQAGMIEKTSAAADTEIDAQGNLLCAPFVEPHIHLDAVLTAGEPRWNMSGTLFEGIECWSERKSMLTHEDVQSRVLKTVELLIENGIQHVRTHVDITDPELVALKAIHQLRPEIAPYLDLQIVAFPQEGILSFPNGTKLMEESLVHGVDVIGGIPHFEYTREYGVQSVEWLMALAEKHHKLVDVHCDEIDDDASRFLEVLATTALEKGMGARVTASHTTAMHSYNNAYCSKLFRLLKKSQINFISCPTESIHLQGRFDTYPKRRGITRVKELREAGLNVCFGQDSIQDPWYSLGNGKLLRVLDSGLHSCQMMGYEDLATALDLITENGAKALNIADQYGIEAGKPANFIILAGQNDVEVIQKQSEVLYSVREGKILVSRKPAEFEARVSLSRG, from the coding sequence ATGAACGTGATCAACGCCTGTTTAAGAGGAAAAGAAGGGTACTACACCATCCGGTGCGATCAGGGACGGTTTCAGTCCATCACCCGGCAAGCGGGTATGATTGAAAAGACGTCTGCCGCTGCCGATACAGAGATTGATGCTCAGGGAAATTTACTCTGTGCGCCATTTGTTGAGCCGCACATACATTTAGATGCGGTCCTGACGGCAGGGGAGCCGCGCTGGAATATGAGTGGCACTTTGTTTGAAGGGATTGAATGCTGGTCGGAGCGAAAATCCATGCTGACACATGAAGATGTGCAGTCACGGGTATTAAAAACAGTGGAGTTGCTGATAGAAAATGGTATTCAGCACGTCAGGACGCATGTCGATATCACCGACCCGGAACTCGTCGCACTCAAAGCCATTCATCAACTCAGACCGGAAATTGCCCCATACCTCGACCTGCAAATTGTCGCCTTCCCGCAAGAGGGAATTTTGTCATTTCCCAATGGCACAAAGCTGATGGAGGAATCGCTTGTTCATGGGGTGGATGTGATTGGTGGTATTCCACATTTTGAATACACCCGCGAATATGGAGTGCAGTCGGTTGAATGGCTGATGGCACTGGCTGAAAAACACCATAAGCTGGTGGATGTTCATTGTGATGAAATTGATGATGATGCCTCCCGGTTTCTTGAGGTGCTGGCCACGACAGCGTTAGAGAAGGGCATGGGCGCACGTGTAACAGCCAGTCACACCACCGCAATGCATTCCTACAATAACGCCTATTGCTCTAAGCTTTTCCGTTTACTGAAAAAATCTCAGATAAACTTCATTTCCTGCCCGACGGAGAGCATTCATCTTCAGGGGCGGTTTGATACCTACCCCAAACGCCGGGGTATAACCCGCGTCAAAGAGCTGCGTGAAGCGGGGTTAAATGTCTGTTTTGGTCAGGACTCAATTCAGGATCCGTGGTATTCCCTTGGCAATGGAAAATTACTCCGTGTTTTAGATTCTGGCTTACATTCCTGTCAGATGATGGGTTATGAAGATCTGGCGACTGCGCTTGATCTGATCACAGAAAATGGTGCAAAAGCGTTAAACATTGCCGATCAATACGGCATTGAGGCCGGAAAACCGGCGAACTTTATCATTCTGGCAGGTCAAAATGATGTTGAGGTTATCCAAAAACAAAGTGAAGTGCTGTATTCAGTCCGGGAAGGCAAAATCCTCGTCTCACGCAAACCAGCGGAGTTTGAAGCGCGGGTTTCCCTGAGCCGAGGTTAA
- a CDS encoding LysR family transcriptional regulator, which translates to MNTYKLAPLLLIFVEVAQKRSFTQAAKKLGLSKSAISQQIKRLEEATGQQLLVRNTRGVILTAVGESLLARSELLREQLSLALTELDSIKEQPSGSFRVSVPPLFDKNVLAPSLRQLCIEFPLIKPEIIITGRWQDLIEHHLDAAIFGGNLKDCHYRALSIGKVTEIFCASPRYLKQHGEIESIDDLPAHQFIQAPWQYDTLPLFDLKQSRQREITIRPSAVTTGVDAVLQMALHDMGIALYPAFLVEPELLSERLVRVLPDVTGKSWHFYFLHQYSKEKPRHVSRFYQLFCHYFNKFHPGGG; encoded by the coding sequence ATGAACACTTACAAACTTGCTCCCCTGCTGTTGATCTTTGTTGAAGTCGCGCAAAAACGCTCTTTTACGCAGGCCGCGAAAAAACTCGGCCTCAGTAAATCAGCAATCAGCCAACAGATAAAACGGCTGGAAGAAGCCACCGGGCAACAGCTATTAGTGCGCAATACACGCGGTGTGATTTTAACCGCTGTCGGTGAAAGCTTACTGGCGCGCAGCGAACTGCTGAGAGAGCAGCTGAGTCTCGCACTGACTGAGTTAGACAGTATTAAAGAACAGCCCAGTGGCAGCTTTCGGGTCTCTGTGCCGCCTCTGTTTGATAAGAACGTTTTAGCGCCGTCGCTACGGCAGTTGTGCATTGAATTTCCGCTGATCAAGCCTGAAATTATCATCACGGGCCGCTGGCAGGATTTGATTGAGCATCATCTGGATGCAGCAATTTTTGGCGGCAATCTGAAAGATTGTCATTACCGGGCATTATCGATCGGCAAAGTGACGGAGATCTTTTGTGCTTCACCAAGGTATCTCAAACAACACGGGGAAATAGAAAGCATTGATGACCTGCCGGCACATCAGTTTATTCAGGCACCGTGGCAATATGACACGTTACCTTTGTTTGACCTCAAACAGTCCAGACAGAGGGAGATAACCATCAGACCCAGCGCTGTCACCACTGGCGTAGACGCCGTGCTGCAAATGGCTTTGCATGATATGGGCATTGCGCTCTATCCGGCGTTTCTGGTTGAGCCGGAGCTGCTCAGCGAGCGGTTAGTCCGGGTGCTGCCGGACGTCACAGGCAAAAGCTGGCATTTTTACTTTCTTCATCAGTACAGCAAGGAAAAGCCCCGCCACGTCAGCCGCTTTTATCAGTTATTTTGTCATTATTTCAATAAGTTTCATCCGGGTGGCGGTTAG
- a CDS encoding DUF1330 domain-containing protein, which produces MTCFVVVDATPVEPEFIAQYSAKAAETLVPFNGRFLAKGEVTVLHGEAAHPLKAIIQFPDQESAQNWYQSEAYQALIPVRNQGMISHFHLV; this is translated from the coding sequence ATGACTTGTTTCGTTGTCGTCGATGCGACGCCGGTTGAGCCGGAATTTATTGCGCAATACAGCGCCAAAGCAGCCGAAACCCTGGTGCCTTTTAACGGCCGGTTTCTTGCCAAAGGGGAAGTCACGGTCCTGCATGGTGAAGCGGCTCACCCGCTGAAAGCCATCATTCAGTTTCCGGATCAAGAAAGTGCACAAAACTGGTATCAGAGTGAAGCGTATCAGGCCCTTATTCCGGTCAGGAATCAAGGCATGATCAGCCATTTTCATCTGGTTTAA
- the trpS gene encoding tryptophan--tRNA ligase, which yields MINNHCAVQPDVVLTGDRATGPLHLGHYVGSLKLRTRLQDEYEQTILVADMQGLTDNANHPSKVSSNILNVVADYLAVGIDPSKTTICLQSQLPALAELTMYYSNLVTISRLERNPTVKSEIQTKGFGRSLPAGFLTYPISQAADITAFNATLIPVGDDQLPMLEQTNEIVRKINTLAGKPVLSECRPLLSHASRLPGTDGKNKMSKTTGNAINLGASEKEIRSAVKSMFTDPNHLRVEDPGTIEGNVVFTYLDAFHPDASYVADLKAHYQRGGLGDGTTKKILEECLQELLRPIREKRAEYLSDKGQLTDILAKGTQVARVKTEAVLFSVKDIFGLNLF from the coding sequence ATGATCAATAACCATTGTGCTGTTCAGCCTGATGTCGTTTTAACCGGTGACAGAGCCACGGGGCCTTTACATCTGGGCCATTATGTTGGATCGCTGAAGCTGCGAACACGGCTGCAGGACGAGTACGAACAAACCATTCTTGTAGCAGATATGCAGGGGCTGACGGACAACGCAAACCATCCATCGAAGGTGTCCTCAAACATTTTGAATGTGGTGGCAGACTATTTAGCCGTCGGAATTGACCCATCGAAAACCACAATTTGCCTTCAGTCTCAACTGCCTGCTTTAGCTGAGTTGACAATGTATTACAGCAACTTAGTGACCATTTCCCGTCTGGAACGCAATCCGACAGTGAAAAGCGAGATTCAAACTAAAGGATTCGGACGTTCGCTACCGGCCGGATTTCTGACTTATCCCATCTCGCAGGCGGCTGATATTACCGCCTTCAACGCAACCTTAATACCGGTTGGCGATGATCAGCTGCCAATGCTGGAACAAACCAATGAAATCGTCAGAAAAATCAACACACTCGCCGGGAAGCCGGTGCTCAGTGAATGCCGGCCATTACTTAGTCATGCTTCACGCCTGCCGGGGACAGACGGTAAAAATAAGATGTCGAAAACCACCGGCAATGCGATCAACCTCGGTGCTTCAGAAAAAGAAATCCGCTCTGCGGTGAAGTCGATGTTTACCGACCCGAACCATCTGCGGGTGGAAGACCCCGGTACGATCGAAGGGAATGTTGTCTTCACTTATCTGGATGCATTTCACCCGGATGCTTCTTATGTCGCTGACCTGAAAGCACATTATCAGCGGGGCGGTCTGGGTGACGGCACAACCAAAAAAATACTCGAAGAATGTTTACAGGAACTGCTGCGTCCGATCCGGGAAAAAAGAGCGGAGTACTTAAGTGACAAAGGCCAGCTGACTGACATTCTGGCCAAGGGAACTCAGGTTGCCAGAGTCAAAACAGAGGCAGTACTTTTCAGTGTGAAAGATATCTTTGGTTTAAACCTTTTCTGA